Proteins found in one Falco cherrug isolate bFalChe1 chromosome 18, bFalChe1.pri, whole genome shotgun sequence genomic segment:
- the TIA1 gene encoding cytotoxic granule associated RNA binding protein TIA1 isoform X4 — translation MEDEMPKTLYVGNLSRDVTEALILQLFSQIGPCKNCKMIMDTAGNDPYCFVEFYEHRHAAAALAAMNGRKIMGKEVKVNWATTPSSQKKDTSSSTVVNTQRSQDHFHVFVGDLSPEITTEDIKAAFAPFGRISVALKNGQNCHG, via the exons atGGAGGATGAAATGCCCAAGACCCT ATACGTGGGGAACCTGTCAAGAGATGTGACCGAAGCTCTAATCCTCCAGCTGTTCAGCCAGATCGGACCCTGCAAAAACTGCAAAATGATAATGGAT ACAGCTGGAAACGATCCGTACTGTTTTGTGGAGTTCTATGAGCACCGGCACGCGGCTGCAGCGCTGGCTGCTATGAATGGCCGGAAGATAATGGGTAAG GAGGTCAAAGTGAACTGGGCGACGACCCCCAGCAGCCAGAAGAAAGATACCAGCA GTAGTACCGTTGTCAACACACAGCGTTCACAAG aCCATTTCCATGTCTTTGTCGGAGACCTCAGTCCAGAAATTACAACTGAAGATATAAAAGCCGCTTTTGCACCATTTGGAAGAATATC AGTGGCTCTGAAGAATGGACAGAATTGCCATGGCTAA
- the TIA1 gene encoding cytotoxic granule associated RNA binding protein TIA1 isoform X2 produces MEDEMPKTLYVGNLSRDVTEALILQLFSQIGPCKNCKMIMDTAGNDPYCFVEFYEHRHAAAALAAMNGRKIMGKEVKVNWATTPSSQKKDTSNHFHVFVGDLSPEITTEDIKAAFAPFGRISDARVVKDMATGKSKGYGFVSFFNKWDAENAIQQMGGQWLGGRQIRTNWATRKPPAPKSTYESNAKQLSYDDVVNQSSPSNCTVYCGGVTSGLTEQLMRQTFSPFGQIMEVRVFPDKGYSFVRFNSHESAAHAIVSVNGTTIEGHVVKCYWGKETPDMISPVQQNQISYPPAYGQWGQWYGSAQIGQYVPNGWQVPAYGMYGQAWNQQGFNQTQSSAAWMGASYGVQPPQGQNGSVITNQTGYRVAGFETP; encoded by the exons atGGAGGATGAAATGCCCAAGACCCT ATACGTGGGGAACCTGTCAAGAGATGTGACCGAAGCTCTAATCCTCCAGCTGTTCAGCCAGATCGGACCCTGCAAAAACTGCAAAATGATAATGGAT ACAGCTGGAAACGATCCGTACTGTTTTGTGGAGTTCTATGAGCACCGGCACGCGGCTGCAGCGCTGGCTGCTATGAATGGCCGGAAGATAATGGGTAAG GAGGTCAAAGTGAACTGGGCGACGACCCCCAGCAGCCAGAAGAAAGATACCAGCA aCCATTTCCATGTCTTTGTCGGAGACCTCAGTCCAGAAATTACAACTGAAGATATAAAAGCCGCTTTTGCACCATTTGGAAGAATATC AGACGCGCGTGTGGTTAAGGACATGGCGACGGGCAAATCTAAAGGATACGGCTTCGTTTCCTTCTTCAATAAATGG GACGCAGAGAACGCTATCCAGCAGATGGGCGGCCAGTGGCTTGGTGGAAGGCAAATCAGAACGAACTGGGCGACGAGAAAACCTCCGGCTCCAAAGAGTACATACGAAT ccaacGCCAAACAACTGTCTTACGACGATGTGGTCAATCAGTCCAGCCCCAGCAACTGCACCGTGTACTGCGGAGGGGTGACTTCGGGACTGACAG AACAGCTCATGCGCCAGACCTTTTCTCCCTTCGGGCAGATAATGGAAGTTCGAGTCTTCCCAGATAAAGGCTACTCCTTTGTACG GTTTAATTCCCACGAGAGTGCCGCACACGCTATTGTGTCCGTCAACGGGACGACTATCGAAGGACACGTGGTGAAGTGCTACTGGGGCAAGGAGACACCGGACATGATCAGCCCGGTCCAGCAG AACCAGATCAGCTACCCGCCGGCCTACGGGCAGTGGGGGCAGTGGTACGGCAGCGCCCAGATCGGTCAGTACGTGCCCAACGGCTGGCAGGTCCCCGCCTACGGGATGTACGGGCAAGCGTGGAACCAGCAGGGCTTTAA CCAGACGCAGTCCTCGGCAGCATGGATGGGTGCCAGCTACGGCGTGCAGCCGCCGCAGGGGCAGAACGGCAGCGTGATAACCAACCAAACGGGATACCGCGTGGCGGGCTTCGAAACGCCGTGA
- the C18H2orf42 gene encoding LOW QUALITY PROTEIN: uncharacterized protein C2orf42 homolog (The sequence of the model RefSeq protein was modified relative to this genomic sequence to represent the inferred CDS: inserted 2 bases in 1 codon), with amino-acid sequence MAPRDVTPPALIVLWRMEPASVRTKVPSFLSDLGKATLRGIRKCPRCGTYNGTRGLSCKNKNCGTVFRYGTRKQPSVDAVKIITGSDLQVYSVRQRDRGPDYRCFVELGVSETAIQTVDGTIITQLSSGRCYVPSCLKASTQGVVENQCQHVKLALNCQTEATPLTLKSSVLSSMQASPETKQTIWQLATEPTGPLVQRITKNILVVKCKASQKHSLGYLHASFAQKMSAKTLADHRFSCSCQALKPSKGGPAEEEVPPSRCIHFFACICAFASDESLAQEFADFLAYDSGGLKGMAVPQLVGSAESTAQAGEVAAAKPKKRKKDPAPGAQAASPLLAQDLAHSTPRRSSLKKPAVASSLKRQGCTQLLDESQVTLSFQDWLASVTERIHQTMHYQFEGKPEPLVFHIPQAFFEALQQRISSGSAKKRLPNSTTAFVRKDALPLGTFSKYTWHITNVLQVKQIFDTPELPLEITRSFIQNRDGTYEPFRCPRVEVESIAEAYGHERQPPIRPLELRTFLKVGNTSPTQKEPTPFIIEWIPNILPQARIGELRIKFQYGHHGGPPPDHRXPPPAMEPALELPPLTTITFP; translated from the exons ATGGCTCCACGGGATGTCACACCCCCGGCACTTATA GTTCTCTGGAGGATGGAGCCGGCATCGGTGAGGACCAAAGTGCCCTCGTTTCTGTCTGACCTGGGGAAGGCCACGCTCCGGGGCATCCGCAAATGTCCCCGCTGCGGCACTTACAACGGCACCCGCGGCCTGAGCTGCAAGAACAAGAACTGCGGGACCGTTTTCCGCTACGGCACACGCAAGCAGCCCAGCGTCGATGCCGTCAAGATCATCACCGGCTCTGACTTACAGGTTTATTCGGTGCGGCAGAGGGACCGGGGACCGGATTACCGGTGCTTTGTGGAGCTGGGGGTCTCAGAGACGGCCATCCAGACGGTGGACGGGACCATCATCACGCAGCTCAGCTCCGGCCGCTGCTACGTGCCCTCGTGCCTGAAAGCCTCCACACAAGGCGTGGTGGAGAACCAGTGCCAGCACGTCAAACTGGCCCTGAACTGCCAAACTGAGGCCACCCCGCTCACCCTGAAAAGCTCGGTGCTCAGCTCCATGCAGGCTTCGCCCGAAACCAAACAAACCATATGGCAGCTGGCGACCGAGCCCACGGGGCCGCTGGTGCAGCGCATCACCAAGAACATCCTGGTGGTGAAGTGCAAGGCCAGCCAGAAGCACAGCCTCGGCTACCTGCACGCCTCCTTCGCCCAGAAGATGAGCGCCAAGACGCTGGCGGACCACAGgttctcctgctcctgccaggctcTGAAGCCCAGCAAGGGTGgccctgctgaggaggaggTGCCGCCGTCACGCTGCATTCACTTCTTCGCCTGCATCTGCGCCTTCGCCAGCGACGAGAGCCTGGCGCAGGAGTTTGCCGACTTCCTCGCCTATGACTCCGGCG GTCTGAAAGGGATGGCGGTCCCGCAGCTGGTCGGCAGCGCTGAATCCACGGCGCAGGCCGGGGAGGTGGCCGCTGCCAAGcccaagaagaggaaaaaggacCCGGCGCCGG GGGCGCAGGCGGCCAGCCCTCTCCTGGCTCAGGACCTGGCGCACAGCACCCCCAGGAGAAGCAGCCTGAAGAAGCCGGCCGTCGCCTCCTCGCTGAAAAGACAAG GCTGCACCCAGCTGCTGGACGAGTCGCAGGTGACGCTCTCCTTCCAGGACTGGCTGGCCAGCGTCACCGAGCGCATCCATCAGACCATGCATTACCAGTTTGAGG GCAAGCCGGAGCCGCTGGTGTTCCACATCCCTCAGGCTTTCTTCGAGGCGCTGCAGCAGAGGATCTCCAGCGGGAGCGCGAAGAAGAGGCTGCCCAACTCCACCACAG CTTTCGTCCGCAAGGACGCCCTGCCCCTGGGCACCTTCTCCAAGTACACGTGGCACATCACCAACGTCCTGCAGGTCAAGCAGATCTTCGATACGCCCGAG CTGCCCTTGGAGATCACCCGCAGCTTCATCCAGAACCGGGACGGGACCTACGAGCCGTTCCGGTGCCCGAGGGTGGAGGTGGAGAGCATCGCCGAGGCCTACGGGCACGAGCGGCAGCCCCCCATCCGGCCCCTGGAGCTCAGGACCTTCCTCAAAGTGG GGAACACCTCCCCCACCCAGAAGGAGCCCACCCCCTTCATCATCGAGTGGATCCCCAACATCCTCCCCCAGGCCCGCATCGGGGAGCTGCGCATCAAGTTCCAGTACGGCCACCACGGGGGGCCCCCCCCCgaccaccg ccccccccccgccatggaGCCCGCGCTGGAGCTCCCCCCGCTCACCACCATCACCTTCCCCtga
- the TIA1 gene encoding cytotoxic granule associated RNA binding protein TIA1 isoform X1 — MEDEMPKTLYVGNLSRDVTEALILQLFSQIGPCKNCKMIMDTAGNDPYCFVEFYEHRHAAAALAAMNGRKIMGKEVKVNWATTPSSQKKDTSSSTVVNTQRSQDHFHVFVGDLSPEITTEDIKAAFAPFGRISDARVVKDMATGKSKGYGFVSFFNKWDAENAIQQMGGQWLGGRQIRTNWATRKPPAPKSTYESNAKQLSYDDVVNQSSPSNCTVYCGGVTSGLTEQLMRQTFSPFGQIMEVRVFPDKGYSFVRFNSHESAAHAIVSVNGTTIEGHVVKCYWGKETPDMISPVQQNQISYPPAYGQWGQWYGSAQIGQYVPNGWQVPAYGMYGQAWNQQGFNQTQSSAAWMGASYGVQPPQGQNGSVITNQTGYRVAGFETP; from the exons atGGAGGATGAAATGCCCAAGACCCT ATACGTGGGGAACCTGTCAAGAGATGTGACCGAAGCTCTAATCCTCCAGCTGTTCAGCCAGATCGGACCCTGCAAAAACTGCAAAATGATAATGGAT ACAGCTGGAAACGATCCGTACTGTTTTGTGGAGTTCTATGAGCACCGGCACGCGGCTGCAGCGCTGGCTGCTATGAATGGCCGGAAGATAATGGGTAAG GAGGTCAAAGTGAACTGGGCGACGACCCCCAGCAGCCAGAAGAAAGATACCAGCA GTAGTACCGTTGTCAACACACAGCGTTCACAAG aCCATTTCCATGTCTTTGTCGGAGACCTCAGTCCAGAAATTACAACTGAAGATATAAAAGCCGCTTTTGCACCATTTGGAAGAATATC AGACGCGCGTGTGGTTAAGGACATGGCGACGGGCAAATCTAAAGGATACGGCTTCGTTTCCTTCTTCAATAAATGG GACGCAGAGAACGCTATCCAGCAGATGGGCGGCCAGTGGCTTGGTGGAAGGCAAATCAGAACGAACTGGGCGACGAGAAAACCTCCGGCTCCAAAGAGTACATACGAAT ccaacGCCAAACAACTGTCTTACGACGATGTGGTCAATCAGTCCAGCCCCAGCAACTGCACCGTGTACTGCGGAGGGGTGACTTCGGGACTGACAG AACAGCTCATGCGCCAGACCTTTTCTCCCTTCGGGCAGATAATGGAAGTTCGAGTCTTCCCAGATAAAGGCTACTCCTTTGTACG GTTTAATTCCCACGAGAGTGCCGCACACGCTATTGTGTCCGTCAACGGGACGACTATCGAAGGACACGTGGTGAAGTGCTACTGGGGCAAGGAGACACCGGACATGATCAGCCCGGTCCAGCAG AACCAGATCAGCTACCCGCCGGCCTACGGGCAGTGGGGGCAGTGGTACGGCAGCGCCCAGATCGGTCAGTACGTGCCCAACGGCTGGCAGGTCCCCGCCTACGGGATGTACGGGCAAGCGTGGAACCAGCAGGGCTTTAA CCAGACGCAGTCCTCGGCAGCATGGATGGGTGCCAGCTACGGCGTGCAGCCGCCGCAGGGGCAGAACGGCAGCGTGATAACCAACCAAACGGGATACCGCGTGGCGGGCTTCGAAACGCCGTGA
- the TIA1 gene encoding cytotoxic granule associated RNA binding protein TIA1 isoform X3, which yields MATGKSKGYGFVSFFNKWDAENAIQQMGGQWLGGRQIRTNWATRKPPAPKSTYESNAKQLSYDDVVNQSSPSNCTVYCGGVTSGLTEQLMRQTFSPFGQIMEVRVFPDKGYSFVRFNSHESAAHAIVSVNGTTIEGHVVKCYWGKETPDMISPVQQNQISYPPAYGQWGQWYGSAQIGQYVPNGWQVPAYGMYGQAWNQQGFNQTQSSAAWMGASYGVQPPQGQNGSVITNQTGYRVAGFETP from the exons ATGGCGACGGGCAAATCTAAAGGATACGGCTTCGTTTCCTTCTTCAATAAATGG GACGCAGAGAACGCTATCCAGCAGATGGGCGGCCAGTGGCTTGGTGGAAGGCAAATCAGAACGAACTGGGCGACGAGAAAACCTCCGGCTCCAAAGAGTACATACGAAT ccaacGCCAAACAACTGTCTTACGACGATGTGGTCAATCAGTCCAGCCCCAGCAACTGCACCGTGTACTGCGGAGGGGTGACTTCGGGACTGACAG AACAGCTCATGCGCCAGACCTTTTCTCCCTTCGGGCAGATAATGGAAGTTCGAGTCTTCCCAGATAAAGGCTACTCCTTTGTACG GTTTAATTCCCACGAGAGTGCCGCACACGCTATTGTGTCCGTCAACGGGACGACTATCGAAGGACACGTGGTGAAGTGCTACTGGGGCAAGGAGACACCGGACATGATCAGCCCGGTCCAGCAG AACCAGATCAGCTACCCGCCGGCCTACGGGCAGTGGGGGCAGTGGTACGGCAGCGCCCAGATCGGTCAGTACGTGCCCAACGGCTGGCAGGTCCCCGCCTACGGGATGTACGGGCAAGCGTGGAACCAGCAGGGCTTTAA CCAGACGCAGTCCTCGGCAGCATGGATGGGTGCCAGCTACGGCGTGCAGCCGCCGCAGGGGCAGAACGGCAGCGTGATAACCAACCAAACGGGATACCGCGTGGCGGGCTTCGAAACGCCGTGA